From Yersinia hibernica, a single genomic window includes:
- the pbpC gene encoding peptidoglycan glycosyltransferase PbpC (penicillin-binding protein 1C) — translation MKRTFFARHRRKIWILALIAVLSPAVLWLADKRWPLPLTEAQVARVVVAEDGTPLWRFADADGVWRYPVTLSEVSPYYLQALLTFEDRWFYQHPGVNPLALIRAAWQDLRAGKILSGGSTLSMQVARLIDPHPRTFAGKLRQVWRTAQLEWHFSKAQILEIYLNRAPFGGTLQGIGAASWTYLGKPPSQLTPAEAALLAALPQAPSRLRPDRYPLRAKEARDKVLNRLADYQVWPTAQVTDIKQEEIWLAPRQVPQLAPLLARRLISGNQREVIKTTLDAGLQRQLEDMANGWRHQLPEKTSLGLLVVDHTTMNVSAYLGSVDFQDNSRFGHVDMVSAWRSPGSTLKPFLYAMALDDGLIHAESLLQDVPRRFGDYRPGNFDTGFHGPVSASEALVRSLNLPAVQLLEAYGPKRFTANLRNAGLKLRFPLHSEPSLAVILGGTGSRLDQLVAAYSAFARGGMAASLRFEPQQQIQERRLFSPGAAWITRRIMAGEARPLPDDILPASVPLAWKTGTSYGYRDAWAIGINARYTLGVWVGRPDGTPVAGQFGFATAVPILNQVNNLLMTRLQQNGRQLPLDPRPSSVTREEICWPGGQPLAMGDSNCRQRRQSWVLDGTLPPTLMAAGQENIQGSQLTVWLNSQQQRVAADCPGATPAALILWPLPLEPWLPVTERRSHRLPAASRECPPPIDMNVAPLLILGIRDGAVVKRLSGQPRLDLRLAVQGGYGQHWWFLNGEQVAITGDNQSWTQTLSQPGRYQLNVLDESGQVSNLTFRLD, via the coding sequence ATGAAACGAACGTTTTTTGCTCGTCATCGCCGCAAAATTTGGATATTGGCGTTGATTGCGGTGCTCTCTCCGGCGGTGTTATGGCTGGCGGATAAGCGCTGGCCGCTGCCATTAACTGAGGCTCAGGTTGCACGGGTGGTCGTGGCTGAAGATGGCACGCCGTTATGGCGTTTTGCTGATGCCGACGGGGTGTGGCGCTATCCCGTTACCCTGTCAGAGGTTTCCCCTTATTATCTGCAAGCGCTGCTGACCTTCGAAGACCGCTGGTTTTATCAGCATCCCGGTGTGAACCCATTGGCGCTGATTCGTGCCGCTTGGCAGGATTTGCGTGCGGGTAAAATTTTGTCTGGCGGCAGTACATTATCTATGCAGGTTGCCCGCCTGATTGACCCACATCCCCGCACATTCGCCGGTAAGTTGCGCCAAGTGTGGCGAACGGCTCAGCTGGAGTGGCACTTCTCCAAAGCACAAATTCTCGAAATCTATCTTAATCGCGCCCCATTTGGTGGCACGTTGCAAGGGATTGGCGCTGCCAGTTGGACTTATCTGGGTAAGCCTCCCTCTCAATTAACCCCCGCAGAAGCCGCGTTACTGGCGGCATTACCCCAAGCTCCCAGCCGATTACGGCCGGACCGCTACCCGCTACGCGCTAAAGAGGCACGCGATAAAGTGTTGAATCGGCTGGCGGATTATCAAGTGTGGCCTACAGCGCAAGTTACTGATATTAAGCAAGAAGAAATCTGGCTGGCACCGCGTCAGGTTCCCCAGTTAGCGCCATTACTGGCCCGGCGCTTAATCAGTGGCAATCAGCGGGAAGTGATTAAAACCACATTGGATGCTGGGTTACAGCGGCAATTAGAAGATATGGCCAACGGCTGGCGTCACCAATTACCCGAGAAAACTTCACTGGGGTTGCTGGTCGTCGACCACACCACCATGAATGTGAGTGCTTACCTCGGCTCAGTGGATTTTCAGGATAATAGCCGCTTCGGCCATGTCGATATGGTGAGTGCCTGGCGTTCACCGGGGTCGACACTGAAACCATTTCTGTATGCCATGGCATTGGATGATGGCCTAATTCATGCAGAATCACTGCTACAAGATGTGCCGCGCCGCTTTGGTGATTATCGCCCCGGCAATTTTGATACCGGATTTCATGGCCCGGTTAGCGCCAGCGAGGCATTGGTGCGCTCACTGAATTTACCGGCAGTACAATTACTGGAAGCTTATGGCCCAAAACGCTTTACCGCTAATTTACGCAATGCTGGTCTGAAGTTACGTTTTCCCCTGCACAGTGAACCCAGCCTGGCGGTTATTCTTGGGGGAACCGGTTCACGGCTGGACCAATTAGTGGCGGCGTACAGCGCCTTTGCTCGTGGCGGAATGGCGGCTAGCTTGCGTTTCGAACCCCAGCAGCAGATACAAGAGCGGCGGCTATTTTCACCGGGAGCGGCATGGATTACCCGGCGCATCATGGCGGGAGAGGCCCGGCCATTGCCGGATGATATTTTACCGGCCAGTGTCCCCTTGGCGTGGAAAACCGGCACCAGTTATGGCTATCGTGATGCATGGGCGATAGGTATTAATGCGCGTTATACCCTTGGCGTGTGGGTTGGGCGGCCTGATGGAACCCCGGTCGCCGGTCAATTTGGTTTCGCCACCGCGGTGCCAATCCTTAACCAAGTCAACAATTTGTTGATGACGCGCTTACAGCAAAATGGCCGCCAGTTACCCCTTGATCCTCGCCCCTCATCGGTCACTCGGGAAGAGATTTGTTGGCCGGGCGGCCAACCATTGGCCATGGGTGACAGTAACTGCCGACAACGGCGACAAAGTTGGGTGCTTGATGGCACTCTCCCCCCGACTCTGATGGCCGCGGGGCAGGAGAATATTCAAGGTAGCCAACTCACTGTTTGGCTAAATTCACAGCAACAGCGCGTCGCGGCTGATTGCCCTGGTGCTACCCCGGCAGCACTCATTTTATGGCCATTGCCACTTGAACCTTGGTTACCCGTAACCGAACGCCGCAGTCACCGCTTGCCTGCTGCTAGCCGCGAATGCCCGCCACCCATTGATATGAATGTGGCCCCGCTACTGATTTTGGGCATCCGTGACGGTGCTGTGGTGAAGCGGTTGTCGGGTCAACCGCGCCTCGACCTTCGCTTGGCAGTACAGGGCGGCTATGGGCAGCATTGGTGGTTCCTCAATGGTGAGCAAGTTGCCATCACTGGGGATAATCAATCATGGACTCAGACATTGTCTCAGCCTGGCCGTTATCAACTCAATGTATTAGATGAAAGTGGTCAAGTGAGTAATTTAACATTTCGCTTGGACTAG
- the ndk gene encoding nucleoside-diphosphate kinase, translated as MALERTFSIIKPNAVANNDIGAIYARFESAGFKIIAAKMLHLSKEQAEGFYAEHKGRPFFDGLVEFMTSGPIMVQVLEGENAVQRHRDIMGATNPDNALAGTLRADFADSFTANAVHGSDAVESAQREIAYFFAADEIFPRS; from the coding sequence ATGGCTTTAGAACGTACTTTCTCCATTATCAAACCAAATGCTGTTGCCAATAATGACATCGGTGCCATTTATGCGCGTTTTGAAAGTGCTGGTTTCAAAATTATTGCTGCTAAAATGCTGCATTTGAGCAAAGAACAAGCTGAGGGCTTTTATGCTGAACACAAAGGTCGCCCGTTCTTTGATGGTTTGGTTGAATTTATGACCTCTGGCCCAATCATGGTTCAAGTTCTGGAAGGCGAAAATGCGGTTCAGCGTCATCGCGATATCATGGGAGCAACTAACCCAGATAATGCTCTGGCGGGTACACTACGTGCTGATTTTGCTGATAGCTTCACTGCGAATGCGGTACACGGTTCTGATGCTGTCGAATCAGCCCAACGTGAGATTGCCTACTTCTTCGCCGCGGATGAGATTTTTCCACGCAGCTAA
- a CDS encoding peptidase inhibitor family I36 protein: MKNNCLSLLMLFFLILSTNVYSSEPKICFYIDENFQGESLCTTEGNAVDILPGKWNDSISSIEIPHGMVVSVFKDDNFSGKTFTFKESVESLLLMHWTNLNDEISSFKVRSAACFYELDKFYGNSFCLSGNESIDLYADGQKHHIVNPFNDGINSIKIPKDTQVTVYTDDGYGGKYFVLMSDFLADELEQLEMNKDITSIKVSQQEFFICDQFCVVKGLLSIPLGRSFGTYWLDDRIKYKNALISFSFSDQDVYSIEIFGDKFIKVVGGFVFFIHKNHPKNNFAFELNGNSDTLSFLFRFHKKYFEIQFIQSIGASSVYISPLIGSLFDFGRVDFNLKVEKISNNAPIIINKIVLSAEKNITRTERSFTEKAACWLIPIINLYNYVVQGECNQVDRFIKNVHDFFASNDDKILQISGSAKPYPKIHTNDVLGLTAHYENFSLQAEGTLTHIATDVIGGALTMPATTLACYISTKGESVSHVHQPRDLTPGCVDWTLDILTDFTLLFGDDLTQWNADNFGRVIEHIMREGNTGNTFENNEVEKRLIENVQTYLAENDARFIHMKTAFDFSQLSYADYLQQSKPETETETKPESESEPEPEPRSPLLAQELPLGRYELVLQNFQFTETVPRIRSGGEWVEKPELHFEIDVISGLTSETLTARQNILPVIDQWRRIYYQAQSRPPAAPQTTTSTAEEHQPVTVKPTDKPPSTYTATDETTIEASSSASGTSLPWHATDDTSIEAARLVSDVAQSWIRSSRDEYVYVVVRLAGQVISITMAIDINELDVGIAGSLTNPNYVLHPDSEGVIRGAGTAAIRALADHLSKKGKRFLISDVISKPSAIVKKKVGFKFINEL, encoded by the coding sequence ATAAAGAATAACTGCTTATCATTGCTGATGCTGTTTTTTTTAATATTAAGCACTAACGTATATTCTAGTGAGCCAAAAATTTGTTTCTATATAGATGAAAACTTTCAAGGTGAATCACTTTGCACTACAGAGGGTAATGCTGTAGATATACTACCTGGAAAATGGAATGACAGTATCTCATCTATTGAGATCCCCCATGGCATGGTTGTTTCAGTATTTAAAGATGACAATTTTTCAGGGAAAACTTTCACTTTTAAAGAAAGTGTGGAGTCTTTATTATTAATGCATTGGACAAATTTGAATGATGAAATTAGCTCTTTTAAAGTGAGGAGTGCGGCTTGTTTTTATGAGCTTGATAAATTTTATGGTAATTCGTTTTGCTTATCGGGCAATGAAAGTATAGATCTGTATGCTGATGGACAAAAGCATCATATAGTGAATCCGTTTAATGATGGAATTAATTCTATAAAAATACCCAAAGACACTCAAGTCACTGTTTATACGGATGACGGTTACGGTGGTAAATATTTTGTTTTAATGAGTGATTTTTTGGCTGATGAATTAGAACAGCTCGAGATGAATAAAGATATCACTAGCATCAAGGTTTCTCAGCAAGAGTTTTTCATTTGCGATCAATTTTGTGTGGTTAAAGGACTGTTATCTATTCCATTAGGGCGAAGTTTTGGGACTTATTGGCTTGATGATAGAATTAAATATAAAAATGCATTGATTAGTTTTAGCTTTAGTGATCAAGACGTTTATTCTATTGAAATTTTCGGCGATAAATTTATCAAGGTTGTAGGGGGGTTTGTCTTCTTTATTCATAAAAATCACCCAAAGAATAACTTTGCTTTTGAATTGAACGGTAATAGTGATACATTATCATTTTTATTTAGGTTCCATAAAAAATACTTTGAGATTCAATTTATTCAATCTATTGGTGCTAGTTCAGTATATATCTCCCCATTAATCGGTTCTTTATTCGATTTTGGTCGTGTAGATTTTAATTTAAAGGTTGAAAAGATAAGTAATAATGCTCCGATTATTATTAATAAAATTGTTCTTAGCGCAGAGAAAAATATTACCCGAACTGAACGGAGTTTTACAGAAAAAGCCGCCTGTTGGTTGATTCCTATTATTAATCTTTATAATTATGTGGTGCAGGGAGAATGTAATCAAGTCGATAGGTTTATAAAAAATGTCCATGATTTTTTTGCCAGTAACGATGATAAAATATTACAAATATCCGGATCTGCAAAGCCTTATCCAAAAATACACACTAACGATGTTCTTGGACTTACAGCACATTATGAAAATTTTTCTCTACAAGCAGAAGGGACATTAACCCATATTGCTACTGATGTAATTGGCGGCGCTTTAACTATGCCAGCAACCACATTGGCTTGTTATATTTCTACGAAAGGTGAGTCAGTTAGCCATGTACATCAGCCTCGAGACTTAACTCCTGGTTGTGTAGATTGGACATTAGATATATTGACCGATTTTACTCTGTTATTTGGTGATGACCTTACGCAGTGGAATGCGGACAATTTTGGTCGGGTGATTGAGCATATTATGAGAGAGGGAAACACCGGTAATACATTTGAAAATAACGAGGTTGAAAAGCGTTTAATTGAAAATGTTCAAACTTACCTGGCTGAAAACGATGCCCGTTTTATTCATATGAAAACGGCATTTGATTTCTCACAACTCAGTTATGCTGATTATTTACAGCAGAGTAAACCTGAAACTGAAACTGAAACTAAACCTGAATCTGAATCTGAACCTGAACCTGAACCTCGTTCGCCGCTGCTGGCGCAAGAGTTACCGCTAGGGCGTTATGAGTTAGTGCTGCAAAATTTCCAATTTACTGAAACAGTCCCGCGCATACGTAGTGGGGGAGAGTGGGTAGAAAAGCCGGAGTTACATTTTGAAATAGATGTGATTAGCGGGTTGACGAGCGAGACACTCACCGCTCGACAAAATATTCTGCCAGTGATTGATCAGTGGCGGAGAATATATTATCAAGCGCAATCGCGACCCCCAGCAGCACCACAAACAACAACTTCAACCGCGGAAGAACACCAGCCAGTGACGGTTAAACCAACAGACAAGCCGCCCAGCACTTATACTGCTACTGATGAGACGACTATTGAGGCCAGCAGCTCGGCCAGTGGCACTTCCCTGCCTTGGCATGCTACCGACGATACTTCGATTGAAGCCGCGCGCTTGGTCAGTGATGTTGCTCAGAGTTGGATAAGAAGCAGTCGGGATGAATATGTCTATGTTGTTGTCCGTTTAGCAGGACAAGTAATTAGCATCACAATGGCTATAGATATCAATGAATTAGATGTTGGCATTGCCGGGTCGTTAACCAACCCGAATTACGTATTGCACCCAGATAGTGAGGGGGTGATAAGAGGTGCGGGGACCGCTGCAATTCGCGCATTAGCTGATCACCTGAGCAAAAAAGGTAAACGATTTCTGATCTCGGATGTCATCAGCAAACCATCAGCCATTGTAAAAAAGAAAGTGGGTTTTAAATTTATCAATGAACTTTGA